From a region of the Flavobacterium branchiarum genome:
- a CDS encoding DUF2931 family protein, which yields MKINILNKIYALICLLVLLKIGSDLWQKKEIPLAYYFLNKEKQKEMLVKIEKVEWMPETGADESCPVEVVDGSFVSSDNHSEWISRGYLNDTWGSSSGSVVVDDERKKVPERMRLTWFSYAEDKFFTGDFELPQKKMYDIFKKDYGSTTGMDGKEYKNKYSTLTLGFAPEGLVTLWIGGLGKKEIGTYQAHETTVEWSSFQKGEKSVLLNLRRKKMPAFVQEQMANNTISSRYFKDRLLRYHYKIGTNRADFEIYDYKIFFMNNEAISKENTDMEFLTDTNNGKAVPIRMKILIKDQFSRGLKVYIWTDLLDGKTTDENDDIRDVLEQRTFNIQLMERFKAFFSQNKNVELYIKFDKEIKKSNINKPVYSGKVYLKSPNAEVEIPNSKVEVYDVR from the coding sequence ATGAAAATAAATATTTTAAACAAAATTTACGCATTAATATGCCTGTTGGTATTATTAAAAATTGGGAGTGATTTATGGCAAAAAAAAGAAATACCCTTAGCGTATTATTTTTTAAATAAAGAAAAACAAAAAGAAATGCTTGTAAAAATAGAAAAAGTTGAATGGATGCCAGAAACTGGAGCAGACGAAAGTTGTCCTGTAGAGGTTGTTGATGGTAGTTTTGTTTCATCAGATAATCATAGTGAATGGATATCAAGAGGATATCTAAATGATACTTGGGGATCAAGTAGTGGCAGTGTGGTAGTTGATGATGAAAGAAAAAAAGTACCAGAACGAATGCGGTTAACTTGGTTTTCCTATGCAGAAGATAAGTTCTTTACGGGTGATTTTGAGTTGCCTCAAAAAAAAATGTATGATATTTTTAAAAAAGATTATGGAAGTACTACGGGTATGGATGGTAAAGAGTATAAGAATAAATACAGCACCTTAACACTAGGGTTTGCTCCAGAGGGTTTGGTAACGTTATGGATTGGGGGATTAGGTAAAAAAGAAATCGGAACTTATCAGGCACACGAAACAACGGTTGAGTGGAGTAGTTTTCAAAAAGGGGAGAAATCGGTATTACTTAATTTGCGTAGAAAAAAAATGCCAGCATTTGTTCAAGAGCAAATGGCAAACAATACCATTAGCAGTAGGTATTTTAAAGATCGTCTGCTGCGCTACCACTATAAAATAGGAACTAATAGGGCAGATTTTGAAATTTATGATTACAAAATTTTTTTCATGAATAATGAAGCTATCAGTAAAGAAAATACAGATATGGAATTCTTAACGGACACTAACAATGGAAAAGCAGTTCCTATACGCATGAAAATTTTGATAAAAGATCAATTTTCCAGAGGATTAAAAGTTTATATCTGGACAGATTTACTTGATGGCAAAACAACAGATGAAAATGACGACATAAGAGATGTTCTAGAACAACGAACTTTTAATATTCAATTAATGGAGCGTTTTAAGGCTTTTTTTTCTCAAAATAAAAATGTCGAATTGTATATAAAGTTCGATAAAGAAATTAAAAAAAGTAACATCAACAAGCCGGTATATTCTGGTAAAGTATATTTAAAATCTCCTAACGCCGAAGTTGAAATTCCAAACTCAAAAGTAGAAGTTTACGATGTACGATAA
- a CDS encoding DUF2931 family protein, producing MKINILNKIYALICLLVLLKIGSDLWQKKEIPLAYYFLNKEKQKEMLVKIEKVEWMPETGGDKSCPVEVVDGSFVSSDNHSEWISRAYLNSTWGSSSGSVVVDDKRKKVPERMRLTWFSYAEDKFFTGDFELPQKKMYDIFKKDYGSTTGMDGKEYENKYNTLTLGFAPEGLVTLWIGGLGNQEIGTYQAHETTVEWSSFQKGEKSVLLNLRRKKMPAFVQEQMANNTISNAYFKDRLLRYQYKIGTNRADFEIYDYKIFFMNNEVISEENTGIEFITDTNNGKAVPIRMTILVKDQFSRGLKVRIWIDLLDGKTTYENDYIRDVLEQRTFNIQLMERFKAFFAQNENVELHIKFDKEIKKSNINKPLYSGKVYLKSPNAEVEIPNSKVEVYDVR from the coding sequence ATGAAAATAAATATTTTAAACAAAATTTATGCATTAATATGCCTGTTGGTATTATTAAAAATTGGGAGTGATTTATGGCAAAAAAAAGAAATACCCTTAGCGTATTATTTTTTAAATAAAGAAAAACAAAAAGAAATGCTTGTAAAAATAGAAAAAGTTGAATGGATGCCAGAAACAGGTGGAGATAAAAGTTGTCCTGTAGAGGTTGTTGATGGTAGTTTTGTTTCATCAGATAATCATAGTGAATGGATATCAAGAGCATATCTGAATTCTACTTGGGGATCAAGTAGTGGCAGTGTGGTAGTTGATGATAAAAGAAAAAAAGTACCAGAACGAATGCGGTTAACTTGGTTTTCCTATGCAGAAGATAAGTTCTTTACGGGTGATTTTGAGTTGCCTCAAAAAAAAATGTATGATATTTTTAAAAAAGATTATGGAAGTACTACGGGTATGGATGGTAAAGAGTATGAAAATAAATACAACACGTTAACACTAGGGTTTGCTCCAGAGGGTTTGGTAACGTTATGGATTGGTGGCTTGGGCAATCAAGAAATTGGAACTTATCAAGCACACGAAACAACGGTTGAGTGGAGTAGTTTTCAAAAAGGGGAGAAATCGGTATTACTTAATTTGCGTAGAAAAAAAATGCCTGCATTTGTTCAGGAACAAATGGCAAACAATACCATTAGTAATGCGTATTTTAAAGACCGTCTGTTGCGCTACCAGTATAAAATTGGCACTAATAGAGCAGATTTTGAAATTTATGATTACAAAATTTTTTTCATGAACAATGAAGTTATTAGTGAAGAAAATACTGGGATAGAATTCATAACGGATACCAACAATGGAAAAGCGGTTCCTATACGTATGACCATTTTGGTAAAAGATCAATTTTCCAGAGGATTAAAAGTTCGTATCTGGATAGATTTACTTGATGGCAAAACAACATATGAAAATGACTATATAAGAGATGTTCTAGAACAACGAACTTTTAATATCCAATTAATGGAGCGTTTTAAGGCGTTTTTTGCTCAAAATGAAAATGTCGAATTGCATATAAAGTTCGATAAAGAAATTAAAAAAAGTAACATTAACAAGCCTTTATATTCGGGTAAAGTATATTTAAAATCACCTAACGCCGAAGTTGAAATTCCAAATTCAAAAGTAGAAGTTTACGATGTACGATAA
- a CDS encoding phospholipase effector Tle1 domain-containing protein, with protein sequence MKFYIKGESRPIIGKSVYSLMYTMTAKDREKKTVQFYVDEKKGNHKEVDGSKIIKQHWTLLKNGKLFLDLGSDGRVSFGQASIGINYTMLVTFSDVHGTKDTAKFNIIPVAGTPSVEELKWQDQYYRDLGDKAVGYLDNVRLFIHTLNIPAGDRLKVIIWEDEGTDGHANSSRNMGTYTTSPVDKYGKAEIYFNNISVYQKKLNDKDFRNETEHEFYAQVKYMGKIDTIEDTIQLKIINKLEKKVEPLITNSVVKVVTPNKQKKPEDETGVKITINVFFDGTLNNKENTKARLAFEKKQKGFALSQDEAIAAKAFVNYDGNESSYDNYFSNIAIMYETNIAKGVDKNIKIYIDGPGTREHLKDNFDGYAFGKGDDSGILTKVNKAFTEIKEKIDSLKEDKFMKKNEFVNEIEMGVFGFSRGAAAARNFIAQRRKLQDMYNLESSKFTIKFVGLFDTVSSYSKSFSFSPDFDDDVEELKLQLEGNIKKVVHITAADEYREHFSLTNIKSSINAGIGYELCLPGVHSNIGGGYAEIEMETRKLHLENGFKNIKEILIKEGWYQREQIVTMTGGGKGDSYIEHIATRNLPLSYQYIPLAILIAIAEKYTLKFEKESMENGLIYGVPEDLTEAKKALTDYAITNDGAHSKAVTLVNAKLHPIRNKYLHRSACDSTGKGGRYKDGKPYRKIIDG encoded by the coding sequence ATGAAATTTTATATAAAAGGAGAGTCAAGGCCTATAATTGGCAAAAGTGTCTATTCATTAATGTATACAATGACTGCTAAAGATCGAGAAAAAAAGACAGTTCAATTTTATGTAGATGAAAAAAAAGGCAACCATAAAGAAGTAGATGGATCAAAAATTATAAAACAGCATTGGACACTTTTAAAAAACGGAAAACTGTTTTTAGATTTAGGTTCCGATGGAAGAGTCTCTTTTGGTCAGGCAAGTATAGGGATCAATTATACAATGCTCGTTACTTTTAGTGATGTTCATGGAACAAAAGATACTGCAAAATTTAATATTATCCCCGTAGCAGGAACACCAAGTGTAGAAGAGCTTAAATGGCAAGATCAATATTATCGGGACTTAGGCGATAAAGCGGTTGGTTATCTAGACAATGTTCGTTTGTTTATTCATACTCTAAATATTCCAGCTGGCGACAGACTTAAAGTAATCATTTGGGAAGACGAAGGAACAGACGGACATGCTAATAGTTCCAGAAACATGGGGACTTACACCACATCGCCTGTTGATAAATACGGAAAAGCAGAAATATATTTTAACAATATAAGCGTGTATCAAAAAAAACTAAACGATAAAGATTTCAGAAATGAAACGGAACATGAGTTTTACGCCCAAGTTAAATATATGGGGAAAATTGATACGATAGAAGATACCATACAGCTTAAGATTATAAATAAATTAGAGAAAAAAGTTGAACCACTTATAACGAATAGCGTTGTAAAAGTTGTTACTCCAAATAAACAAAAAAAGCCTGAGGATGAAACAGGTGTAAAAATAACAATCAATGTTTTTTTTGATGGTACTTTAAATAATAAGGAAAATACAAAAGCAAGATTGGCATTTGAAAAAAAGCAAAAAGGGTTTGCATTAAGTCAAGATGAAGCTATAGCTGCTAAAGCCTTTGTAAACTATGATGGGAATGAAAGTAGTTATGATAACTATTTTTCTAACATTGCTATTATGTATGAAACTAATATAGCCAAAGGAGTAGATAAAAATATCAAGATCTATATTGATGGACCAGGAACAAGAGAGCATCTTAAAGATAATTTTGATGGTTATGCTTTTGGAAAAGGAGACGATTCTGGGATTCTTACAAAAGTTAATAAAGCTTTTACAGAGATAAAGGAAAAAATTGACAGCTTAAAAGAAGATAAGTTTATGAAAAAAAACGAATTTGTAAATGAAATTGAGATGGGGGTTTTTGGTTTTAGTCGTGGCGCAGCGGCGGCCCGAAATTTTATAGCACAACGGCGGAAATTACAAGACATGTACAACTTAGAGTCCAGTAAGTTTACGATAAAATTTGTTGGATTATTTGATACGGTTTCTTCGTATTCAAAAAGTTTTTCTTTTTCTCCAGATTTTGATGATGATGTCGAAGAACTAAAATTACAACTAGAAGGAAATATTAAAAAAGTCGTACATATTACCGCAGCCGATGAATATCGGGAACATTTTTCTCTTACCAATATTAAAAGTTCGATTAATGCCGGGATTGGCTATGAGCTATGTTTACCTGGTGTTCATAGTAATATTGGAGGTGGTTATGCCGAAATTGAAATGGAAACAAGGAAATTGCATTTAGAAAATGGTTTTAAAAACATAAAAGAAATTTTAATTAAAGAAGGCTGGTATCAGAGAGAGCAAATTGTAACCATGACAGGTGGGGGAAAAGGGGATTCTTATATAGAGCACATTGCCACTCGAAATTTGCCTTTGTCTTATCAATATATCCCACTAGCTATACTAATTGCTATAGCAGAAAAGTACACATTAAAATTCGAGAAAGAATCTATGGAAAATGGATTAATTTATGGTGTTCCCGAAGATTTAACAGAAGCAAAAAAAGCATTAACAGATTATGCAATTACAAACGATGGAGCACACAGCAAAGCGGTAACGCTTGTAAATGCAAAATTACATCCTATACGTAATAAATATTTGCACCGTTCTGCTTGTGACAGCACAGGTAAGGGGGGAAGATACAAAGACGGAAAACCGTATAGAAAAATTATTGATGGATAA
- a CDS encoding DUF4280 domain-containing protein, which produces MSEKHLVVNGAMLKCKFSVEPKLDKLKVKSQNKHYANDKDTSDKLIASNKDIGTTLTNNTFGKCKMQPNGNGDYLPCQATITQWTGFYEKHTLSNKGKVLLEDSKATCPIGGPDCIEIHTHGQKAEPSQQNFITADPDVHNLINPMFNMGEFQNDLIGIPEAKKHYL; this is translated from the coding sequence ATGAGTGAAAAACACCTTGTTGTAAATGGTGCAATGCTAAAATGCAAATTTAGTGTCGAACCAAAACTCGATAAATTAAAAGTTAAATCGCAAAATAAACATTATGCAAATGATAAAGATACTAGTGATAAACTGATTGCCTCAAATAAGGATATTGGAACAACTTTGACAAATAACACTTTTGGAAAATGCAAAATGCAACCCAACGGAAACGGAGATTATTTACCCTGTCAAGCAACTATTACGCAATGGACTGGTTTTTATGAAAAACATACTTTGTCGAATAAAGGCAAAGTATTACTAGAAGATAGCAAAGCTACTTGTCCTATTGGTGGGCCAGATTGTATTGAAATTCATACGCACGGTCAAAAAGCAGAACCTAGTCAGCAAAATTTCATTACTGCGGATCCCGATGTTCATAACCTAATAAATCCGATGTTTAATATGGGCGAATTTCAAAACGACCTAATTGGAATACCTGAAGCTAAAAAACATTATTTATGA
- a CDS encoding Lrp/AsnC family transcriptional regulator produces MKINSLVIEIDGIDKEILRDLMEDARKPILQIANKIGISGAAIHQRLRKLEQSGVISGSKFTVNNKVLGYNTMAFVGVYLDKAARNPEAVKELKKIPEVLECHYTTGNWSILIKIICRDNEHLMQLLNTKIQAIEGVSRTETFISLDQQIDRQIQL; encoded by the coding sequence ATGAAAATCAATTCACTGGTTATTGAAATAGATGGAATCGATAAAGAAATCCTAAGAGATTTAATGGAAGATGCGCGAAAACCTATATTACAAATTGCTAATAAAATCGGAATCTCTGGTGCAGCTATTCATCAGCGATTGCGTAAACTAGAGCAATCTGGCGTTATATCTGGCTCTAAATTTACTGTTAACAACAAAGTATTAGGATACAATACTATGGCTTTTGTGGGGGTATATCTTGACAAAGCTGCTCGGAATCCCGAAGCTGTAAAGGAACTAAAGAAAATTCCCGAAGTTTTAGAATGTCATTATACGACAGGAAACTGGTCTATATTAATTAAAATAATCTGCCGTGATAACGAACACCTTATGCAGCTATTAAATACTAAAATCCAGGCTATTGAAGGCGTTTCGAGAACAGAAACCTTTATTTCATTAGACCAACAAATAGACAGACAAATTCAGTTGTAG
- a CDS encoding JAB domain-containing protein, producing the protein MNVKITEKDKIKIGSPDDLYEIMQRILLRENRIDREKEHFWIIGLNTANTILYVELVSMGSVRATTVEPMNVYRVAVLKGATSVVAVHNHPSGRMTASDADKDITDRLIQVGKILDIQLVDHLIISTERYMSFVNTGLMHELEQSLKYVPSYLIEDRIRKEVLETKKEMEKTIKLETDRLKAKTDKLKAKTNKIQETANKIKETVSKQQATLETTVTYLLNQNMTIAQIAAILKLTPKEVEQLSNKAE; encoded by the coding sequence ATGAATGTCAAGATAACAGAGAAAGACAAAATTAAAATAGGTAGTCCTGATGATTTATACGAAATCATGCAACGTATTTTATTGCGTGAGAATAGAATAGACCGTGAGAAGGAGCATTTTTGGATAATAGGTCTTAATACGGCAAACACTATTTTGTATGTAGAATTAGTGAGTATGGGTAGTGTGAGAGCTACTACGGTAGAACCAATGAATGTGTATAGAGTTGCTGTGCTTAAAGGGGCAACAAGTGTTGTGGCTGTTCATAACCATCCTAGTGGTAGAATGACTGCATCTGATGCAGATAAGGATATAACAGACAGATTGATACAAGTAGGTAAAATATTAGATATACAATTAGTAGATCACCTTATTATTAGTACAGAAAGGTATATGAGTTTTGTGAATACAGGCTTAATGCATGAGTTAGAACAAAGCTTAAAGTATGTTCCTTCTTATCTAATAGAAGATAGAATTCGCAAGGAAGTACTCGAAACGAAAAAGGAGATGGAGAAAACCATAAAGCTGGAAACGGATAGGCTTAAAGCGAAAACGGATAAGCTTAAAGCAAAAACGAATAAAATTCAAGAAACCGCAAATAAAATTAAAGAAACGGTTAGTAAACAGCAAGCGACTCTTGAAACAACAGTTACTTATTTATTAAATCAAAATATGACCATTGCACAAATAGCAGCTATTTTGAAACTTACCCCAAAAGAAGTAGAACAACTAAGTAATAAAGCGGAATAG
- a CDS encoding efflux RND transporter permease subunit: MKKKSNVGFWELIARMILKNRIVILGIIIAITLFLGYQWKNLAMTYTEANLLPKSHIANKDYQKFLDKFGEEGNLIVIGFKDSTFFTPKKYAAWNELMTGLRKAKEVDLVVSLSDLKKLEKDTVNEKFVLAPFIDKKKALDPEYLKTVQYDLFHNLPFYEGLLFNKESGSIRSAVYMNKKLVNTAERKTFILENLVPKIDKFEKTTGIDLRVSGMPYIRTINADNMKGEIGLFIGAALLTVSLIFFFFFRSFRATFISICILIVGVIWSFGTLGLFHYKITVLTAIIPPLIIVIGITNCIFLINKYQQEIKLHNNQAKALQRIISKIGVSTLMTNLTTAVGFATFMITGNDLLFEFGLVTSINVISVYFLTLLIVPIVYSFMSVPDEKHLYHLSKNYISALLNKVEDIVRNKRKVIYIVYGLFLLLSIIGVSQMKVSGSLIGEMPKSASFFKDILFYEKEFNGVMPLEIMIDTKRKKGVMKLSTMRKMDELQSTIESMPELSKPVSIVNLVKYSKQAFYNGKPEYYQLPTSQEQTFILSYAKNAVKNNKDNLMKSYVDSTGQYARITTFMKDIGTDEMAKVEKKLHSKINEIFPKDRYEVTVTGKALVFQKGTSYLVDNLIESLIFAIFVIAVLMLYLFRSFKMVFASVITNILPLCITSGLMGYLGIPLKPSTILVFSIAFGISVDNAIQFMAKYRDDLLQNNGKVKKSVFSALRETGISTFYTSVVLILGFATFTLSSFSGTIALGGLISCTLAFAMFANLLVLPALVLTFEKKKTKKEDSLDSAKGEI, translated from the coding sequence ATGAAAAAGAAATCGAATGTAGGTTTTTGGGAATTAATAGCTAGAATGATACTCAAAAATAGGATTGTAATTTTAGGGATTATAATTGCAATTACACTTTTCCTTGGTTACCAATGGAAAAACCTTGCTATGACTTATACAGAGGCCAACTTGTTGCCTAAGAGTCATATCGCAAATAAAGATTATCAGAAGTTTTTAGATAAGTTTGGCGAAGAAGGAAATCTTATAGTGATTGGTTTTAAGGATTCTACTTTTTTTACACCAAAAAAATATGCTGCCTGGAATGAATTAATGACAGGTTTAAGAAAGGCTAAAGAGGTCGATTTGGTAGTTTCTTTAAGTGATTTGAAAAAATTAGAAAAAGATACTGTAAACGAAAAATTTGTCTTAGCTCCGTTTATTGATAAAAAGAAAGCGCTTGATCCCGAGTATTTAAAAACGGTTCAATATGATTTGTTTCATAATTTGCCGTTTTATGAAGGACTTTTATTCAACAAAGAAAGTGGAAGTATTCGATCGGCTGTTTATATGAATAAAAAGCTTGTCAATACTGCGGAAAGAAAAACTTTTATTCTTGAAAATTTAGTTCCTAAGATTGATAAGTTCGAAAAAACTACAGGAATCGATTTGCGTGTTTCTGGAATGCCTTACATAAGAACAATCAACGCAGATAATATGAAAGGTGAAATTGGCCTTTTCATAGGTGCAGCTTTGCTTACCGTTTCGCTGATTTTCTTTTTCTTTTTCCGTTCATTTAGAGCGACTTTTATTTCCATCTGTATTTTAATTGTTGGTGTAATTTGGTCTTTTGGAACACTTGGATTATTTCATTATAAAATCACAGTTTTAACAGCTATAATTCCGCCTTTGATTATCGTTATCGGAATTACGAATTGTATTTTCTTGATTAATAAATACCAGCAGGAAATAAAACTACACAATAATCAGGCAAAGGCTTTGCAACGTATTATTTCTAAAATTGGAGTTTCGACTCTAATGACGAATCTTACTACTGCGGTTGGATTTGCAACCTTTATGATTACTGGAAATGATTTGCTTTTTGAATTTGGATTAGTAACATCTATTAATGTTATTTCGGTTTATTTCTTGACACTTTTAATTGTGCCAATTGTGTATAGTTTTATGTCTGTTCCAGATGAAAAACATTTGTACCATTTATCAAAAAACTATATTTCGGCATTGCTAAATAAGGTAGAAGATATTGTTAGAAACAAACGAAAAGTGATCTATATTGTTTACGGACTATTTTTACTACTTAGTATTATTGGGGTTTCACAAATGAAAGTTTCAGGAAGTTTGATTGGAGAAATGCCAAAGAGTGCTTCTTTCTTTAAAGATATTCTGTTTTACGAAAAGGAATTTAATGGAGTAATGCCATTAGAGATAATGATTGACACCAAGCGTAAAAAAGGGGTTATGAAATTATCGACAATGCGTAAAATGGATGAACTTCAGAGTACGATTGAAAGTATGCCAGAATTATCTAAACCAGTTTCTATTGTGAATTTGGTTAAATATTCGAAACAAGCTTTTTACAACGGAAAACCAGAGTATTATCAATTGCCTACTTCGCAGGAACAGACGTTTATTTTATCTTATGCTAAAAATGCAGTAAAAAACAATAAAGATAATTTAATGAAAAGTTATGTAGATTCGACAGGTCAATACGCTCGAATTACAACTTTTATGAAAGATATTGGTACTGATGAAATGGCCAAAGTAGAGAAGAAGCTTCATTCTAAAATTAATGAAATTTTCCCTAAGGATCGCTATGAAGTTACGGTAACAGGTAAGGCGTTAGTTTTCCAGAAAGGAACTTCATATTTAGTAGATAATTTAATCGAATCGCTAATTTTTGCAATTTTTGTTATTGCAGTGCTTATGTTGTATTTGTTTAGATCGTTTAAAATGGTTTTTGCATCAGTTATAACAAATATTCTACCGCTTTGTATTACGTCTGGGTTAATGGGGTACTTGGGTATTCCGCTTAAGCCATCAACGATTTTAGTGTTTAGCATCGCGTTCGGAATATCTGTAGATAATGCCATTCAGTTTATGGCAAAATACCGTGATGATTTATTGCAGAATAACGGGAAGGTCAAAAAATCAGTTTTCAGCGCATTGAGAGAAACCGGAATTAGTACTTTCTATACTTCGGTGGTATTGATTCTTGGTTTTGCTACTTTTACGCTTTCAAGTTTTAGTGGAACAATCGCTCTTGGAGGATTAATTTCATGTACGCTGGCATTTGCTATGTTTGCCAACTTATTAGTCTTACCAGCCTTGGTGTTGACATTCGAAAAGAAAAAAACTAAAAAAGAAGATAGTTTAGATAGTGCAAAAGGAGAGATTTAA
- a CDS encoding cation:proton antiporter encodes MKNYKNALFYIGITGGFTALIYWIITKGKYLEANKTIEVLGSGKGSWFDFIASMQSNFQDPLAILLAQIITIIFVARFFGWIFKRIGQPSVIGEIIAGIVLGPSLLGLYFPEFSMALFPVESLGNLKFLSQIGLILFMFVIGMELDLKALKNKANEAVVISHASIVIPFALGIGLAYFVYNRFAPEGVQFLSFSLFMGIAMSITAFPVLARIVQERGIHKTKLGTIVITCAAADDITAWCLLAVVIAIVKAGSFVSSIYIISLAVLYVLAMLYIVKPFLKRIGDLYGSKSSIDKPVVAIFVLTLIVSSYATEVIGIHALFGAFMTGAIMPDVPKFRTMFIEKVEDVSVILLLPLFFVFTGLKTEIGLINDPYLWSVTGMIILVAVVGKFFGSAFAAKFVGQSWKDSLTIGALMNTRGLMELVVLNIGLELKVLTPEVFTMMVIMALVTTFMTGPALDLIDYVFKTKEVPAEEEPLTENKYRVLISFGNNEKGKSLLRLANSLVRKQKDTSEVTAMHLSLSNEMHAFNIDHKEEESFNPIIEESKILKQEITTIFKATIDIETDIADIANQGDYDLLLVGLGQSIFEGTLLGKVIGFTTRIINPDRLIDKFIGKEGLFQNSPFDERTRQIVSRTKMPLGILIDKELQSVNQVFIPIFNIEDMFLIDYAQKLIFNNNSHIMFLDVNGNIETNFVIKSAITTLEQNFPKNISMMNDRIIKKEFLDKQDLMIISLESWKALVDSRSTWLSNVPSVLIIKP; translated from the coding sequence ATGAAGAACTACAAAAACGCATTGTTTTATATAGGAATAACTGGAGGCTTTACAGCTTTAATATACTGGATTATCACTAAGGGAAAATACTTAGAAGCAAATAAAACAATAGAAGTTTTAGGATCTGGAAAAGGTTCATGGTTTGATTTTATTGCGTCGATGCAATCCAATTTTCAAGACCCACTTGCTATTTTATTAGCGCAAATAATAACAATCATTTTTGTAGCTCGTTTTTTTGGATGGATTTTCAAACGCATAGGACAACCCTCTGTAATAGGCGAAATTATTGCTGGTATTGTTCTAGGACCCTCTTTATTAGGACTCTATTTCCCAGAATTTTCGATGGCTTTATTTCCTGTTGAATCATTAGGTAACCTGAAATTTTTAAGTCAGATTGGGTTAATTCTTTTCATGTTTGTCATTGGAATGGAACTCGATTTAAAAGCTTTAAAAAATAAAGCCAACGAAGCTGTAGTAATAAGTCATGCCAGTATAGTAATTCCTTTTGCCCTAGGTATAGGTCTCGCTTATTTTGTCTATAACCGCTTTGCTCCAGAGGGAGTTCAATTTCTATCCTTTAGTTTGTTTATGGGTATTGCCATGAGTATTACTGCATTTCCTGTTTTGGCTCGAATTGTACAAGAACGCGGCATTCATAAAACCAAACTTGGTACCATTGTGATTACTTGTGCTGCCGCAGATGATATTACTGCTTGGTGCTTGCTTGCTGTTGTTATTGCTATCGTAAAAGCAGGATCTTTTGTAAGTTCTATATACATTATCTCTTTGGCTGTACTTTATGTTCTTGCAATGCTTTACATTGTAAAACCATTTTTAAAACGAATTGGTGATTTATACGGCTCGAAATCTAGTATTGACAAACCTGTTGTTGCTATTTTTGTACTTACTCTTATTGTTTCTTCATATGCAACCGAGGTAATTGGTATTCATGCCCTTTTTGGCGCTTTTATGACAGGAGCAATCATGCCCGATGTTCCTAAGTTCAGAACTATGTTTATTGAAAAAGTTGAAGATGTATCGGTAATCTTACTTCTTCCTCTTTTCTTTGTTTTCACAGGTTTAAAAACCGAAATAGGTCTTATTAATGATCCTTATTTATGGAGTGTAACCGGGATGATAATTCTAGTTGCTGTTGTCGGTAAGTTTTTTGGTAGTGCTTTTGCAGCAAAATTTGTCGGACAAAGCTGGAAAGACAGTTTAACCATTGGTGCCTTAATGAATACCCGAGGATTAATGGAATTGGTTGTGCTAAACATCGGATTGGAACTTAAAGTTCTAACACCCGAAGTTTTTACGATGATGGTAATCATGGCATTGGTAACTACTTTTATGACAGGTCCTGCTTTAGATCTTATTGATTATGTATTTAAAACCAAAGAAGTTCCTGCTGAAGAAGAACCTTTGACAGAAAATAAATACCGAGTCTTAATTTCATTTGGAAACAATGAAAAAGGAAAATCGCTTTTGCGATTAGCCAATAGCTTAGTAAGAAAACAAAAAGACACCTCAGAAGTTACAGCAATGCATTTGTCCTTAAGCAATGAAATGCACGCTTTTAATATTGACCACAAAGAGGAAGAAAGTTTTAATCCTATAATCGAAGAATCTAAAATTCTGAAACAAGAAATCACAACTATTTTTAAGGCAACTATTGATATCGAAACTGACATTGCCGATATTGCAAATCAAGGCGATTATGACTTATTATTAGTTGGTTTGGGACAATCAATTTTTGAAGGTACATTATTAGGAAAAGTAATTGGATTTACTACCCGAATTATTAATCCTGACCGACTTATTGATAAATTTATAGGCAAGGAAGGTTTGTTTCAAAACTCTCCTTTTGACGAAAGAACGCGACAAATCGTATCTAGAACCAAAATGCCTTTAGGTATACTGATAGATAAAGAATTACAAAGTGTGAATCAGGTATTTATACCAATCTTTAATATCGAAGATATGTTCTTGATAGATTACGCACAGAAGCTAATATTCAATAACAATTCACATATTATGTTTCTAGATGTAAATGGCAATATAGAGACAAATTTTGTAATTAAGAGTGCTATTACTACCTTGGAGCAAAATTTTCCTAAAAACATTTCGATGATGAACGATAGAATCATCAAAAAGGAGTTTTTAGACAAACAAGATCTAATGATTATTAGCTTGGAAAGCTGGAAAGCATTAGTCGACTCTAGAAGCACTTGGTTAAGCAATGTGCCTTCTGTATTAATTATTAAACCCTAA